In a genomic window of Gemmatimonas sp.:
- a CDS encoding PEP-CTERM sorting domain-containing protein — MRSLLVGALWLAATASPAFAQVSFSSSAGAPDPGFAPNQQLLVNFNNLNPASYPGVSLSGNYAILNGSLPGAAAPAGVTSGFFAVPNVSGPSYGTAVIDFSTYLGARSFSSLSFYWGSIDSYNMLELLDANGKALSILGTSNAGFFTGTDLVVPANGNQTSALTNRRLFLNLEATPTFRALRLTSNGRAFEIDDIAGAMTVPEPGTLGLLGAGLIGMMTGARRRRR; from the coding sequence ATGCGTTCCCTTCTTGTTGGTGCCTTGTGGCTTGCGGCGACCGCGTCCCCGGCGTTCGCGCAGGTCAGCTTTTCGTCATCCGCGGGAGCTCCCGACCCGGGGTTTGCCCCGAATCAGCAGCTGCTGGTGAACTTCAACAACCTGAATCCGGCCTCGTATCCCGGGGTCTCGCTCAGCGGCAACTACGCCATCCTGAACGGATCTCTCCCAGGCGCCGCGGCACCGGCCGGCGTGACGTCAGGGTTCTTCGCGGTGCCGAATGTGTCCGGGCCCAGCTACGGCACGGCCGTGATCGATTTTTCGACGTATCTCGGGGCGCGGTCGTTCAGCTCGCTGAGCTTCTATTGGGGCTCCATCGACAGCTACAACATGCTTGAGCTGCTCGACGCGAACGGCAAGGCGTTGAGTATCCTGGGCACCAGCAACGCGGGGTTCTTCACCGGCACCGATCTGGTCGTCCCCGCCAATGGCAATCAGACGAGCGCGCTCACCAACCGTCGCCTGTTCCTGAACCTCGAGGCCACGCCGACTTTTCGTGCGCTGCGATTGACGTCGAACGGACGGGCCTTCGAAATCGACGACATCGCCGGCGCCATGACGGTCCCGGAGCCGGGAACGCTGGGGCTTCTGGGCGCGGGGCTCATCGGCATGATGACGGGGGCACGGCGGCGCCGGCGTTGA
- a CDS encoding S41 family peptidase, whose amino-acid sequence MTNVRTTAHRVASMLLAAGAGAVAACGDSPVGPTPPRVVRSILDTLTPRGYVSIAVDSMRGRSVNTARVNWTDFRSRYLARAAAVPTLRDSYSIISAALRELDPHSSISPPNQLPGSTDAPTDRPDQRVNGRMITPRLGYVWIPGFIGRSQSGRVDTTHTLLRELDANRPCGWIVDLRHNSGGFVFALMASVGPLWNTDNGFAGGLQYSGTYRELWYYRDRGNNGVFGLSNLRDSAELVVPNPFRPTRRGLPVAVLIGSSQVTLPDGRVARSVTASAAEAITLAFRGGPPSRVFGLPSIGVASGRDFFFMPDTARVDITDSYMFARDGFTPGDRPIAPDQEVAGGIARTITGDPADPTVAAAITWLQARNECTGSTATPPQRDAGVRSALDLLQTAPPAATDRRRPKGVDVVFRRGGTS is encoded by the coding sequence ATGACCAATGTCAGAACCACCGCGCACCGCGTGGCGTCAATGCTGCTCGCCGCCGGGGCCGGCGCCGTTGCCGCCTGTGGTGACTCGCCCGTCGGCCCGACGCCGCCACGCGTGGTGCGCAGCATCCTGGATACGCTCACGCCGAGAGGGTACGTGTCCATCGCGGTCGACTCCATGCGCGGGCGCTCCGTGAACACGGCGCGCGTGAACTGGACCGATTTTCGCAGCCGATATCTGGCCCGGGCGGCCGCCGTGCCGACCCTGCGAGACAGCTACTCGATCATCTCCGCGGCGCTGCGCGAACTCGATCCGCACAGCAGCATTTCGCCCCCCAATCAGCTGCCCGGCTCGACCGACGCACCGACCGATCGCCCGGACCAGCGTGTGAACGGACGCATGATCACGCCGCGCCTGGGCTACGTGTGGATTCCCGGTTTCATCGGTCGCAGCCAGTCGGGACGGGTGGACACCACGCACACGCTGTTGCGCGAACTCGACGCCAACCGCCCCTGCGGATGGATCGTGGACCTGCGGCACAACAGCGGCGGATTCGTCTTTGCCCTCATGGCGAGCGTGGGGCCGCTGTGGAACACCGACAACGGCTTCGCGGGCGGGCTGCAGTACAGCGGTACCTATCGCGAGCTCTGGTACTATCGCGATCGCGGGAACAATGGGGTCTTCGGCCTCAGTAACCTGCGCGACTCGGCGGAGTTGGTGGTGCCCAACCCGTTCCGCCCCACGCGACGCGGGCTGCCGGTGGCCGTGCTCATTGGCAGTTCGCAGGTCACCTTGCCCGACGGCCGTGTCGCGCGCTCCGTAACGGCCAGTGCGGCGGAAGCCATCACGCTCGCCTTCCGCGGCGGCCCGCCGTCACGCGTGTTCGGGCTTCCCAGCATCGGTGTCGCCAGCGGGCGCGACTTCTTTTTCATGCCCGACACGGCGCGCGTGGATATCACCGACTCGTACATGTTCGCGCGCGACGGCTTCACCCCAGGCGACCGACCGATTGCGCCGGATCAGGAGGTGGCGGGCGGCATTGCGCGGACCATCACCGGCGATCCCGCCGATCCCACCGTGGCTGCAGCAATCACGTGGCTCCAGGCCCGCAACGAGTGCACCGGCTCGACCGCGACCCCGCCGCAACGGGATGCCGGCGTCCGCTCGGCGCTCGACCTGCTGCAGACCGCTCCGCCGGCAGCCACCGACCGTCGGCGACCCAAGGGCGTGGACGTGGTGTTTCGGCGTGGCGGGACGTCGTAG
- a CDS encoding DUF642 domain-containing protein, which produces MRRFRTLCALASAASLSLTSIAEAQSCTTAVGNLVANCSFEANTIASSWLWVNSLTGWESNGNPNKFEIWRGLDSFAAADGMQHLELDVHHANSNTTIWQTLNTQQGREYTVTFSAAHRNGGGGDQFSVLGLLINDVPLFQTPQMRTPYTWNVFSYNFVAAGTQTKLGFQSLGTQNTHGDHLDNISVVASVPEPSTSALTGAGLLALGVVVRLRRRA; this is translated from the coding sequence ATGCGCCGCTTCCGCACGTTGTGTGCACTCGCCTCTGCCGCTTCCCTGTCGCTGACGTCGATCGCCGAGGCGCAGTCGTGCACGACGGCCGTCGGTAATCTGGTCGCGAACTGCAGCTTTGAGGCGAACACGATTGCCTCCTCGTGGTTGTGGGTCAACTCGCTCACCGGCTGGGAATCCAACGGGAATCCGAACAAGTTCGAGATCTGGCGTGGACTTGACTCGTTCGCCGCGGCCGACGGGATGCAGCACCTCGAGCTCGATGTGCACCATGCCAACTCGAACACGACGATCTGGCAGACGCTGAACACCCAGCAGGGGCGCGAGTACACCGTGACCTTCTCGGCGGCGCATCGAAATGGTGGAGGCGGGGACCAGTTCAGCGTACTGGGCCTCCTCATCAATGACGTGCCCCTGTTCCAGACTCCCCAGATGCGCACGCCGTATACCTGGAACGTGTTCTCATACAACTTCGTCGCCGCGGGCACTCAGACGAAGCTGGGATTCCAGTCGCTTGGGACGCAGAACACCCACGGCGATCACCTCGACAACATCTCGGTGGTTGCCTCCGTCCCCGAGCCGTCGACCTCAGCCCTCACGGGTGCTGGCCTCCTGGCTCTCGGTGTAGTCGTCCGCCTTCGTCGCAGGGCCTGA
- a CDS encoding RidA family protein, producing MFSRVAGAVLLAGWVGLAAPLAAQSERTVLNPPGLAPLVPAYSVAIREGEWVFVSGMTGIAPGTQDIVGGGIAAQTRQTMENIRVAMESGGVRMADVAECTVYLKDIADYAAMNTEYMKFFPSNPPARATLAVTALPRPTALVEVKCSGRRRR from the coding sequence ATGTTCAGTCGTGTTGCTGGTGCGGTTCTGCTTGCAGGGTGGGTGGGGCTCGCGGCGCCCCTCGCGGCGCAATCCGAGCGCACGGTGCTCAACCCGCCGGGGCTCGCCCCGCTGGTCCCTGCCTACTCGGTGGCCATTCGCGAAGGCGAATGGGTGTTCGTGTCCGGCATGACCGGGATCGCGCCTGGTACTCAGGACATCGTGGGGGGCGGGATCGCGGCGCAGACACGTCAGACGATGGAGAACATCCGGGTGGCGATGGAGTCGGGCGGCGTCCGCATGGCCGATGTGGCCGAGTGCACCGTGTACCTCAAGGACATCGCCGACTACGCGGCCATGAACACGGAGTACATGAAGTTCTTCCCCAGCAATCCACCGGCGCGCGCCACGCTGGCCGTGACGGCGCTGCCGCGGCCGACCGCGCTGGTGGAGGTGAAGTGCAGTGGCCGGCGGCGACGGTAA
- a CDS encoding M6 family metalloprotease domain-containing protein, translated as MPTPPSARLVRPRRWLTCSLLVLAATTACGGGDPSTSAPPAPTPPPPPALTGATASVNALTLTAGQSGSLTITATVAAGATATFALVSANTAVATVSGSAGQYTITAVSPGSTTLTAQISAAGPALASATRTLDIPVTVVAPVAVTLTPGTLALRPGGSGVLTVAISGGSPTPTVQACTSGNVAVATTALSGSACTVTAVGPGSATITAAASTGQSAQATVSVAAESAITALTVAPASPALTIGQQLTLVPSVTRASSTVDVTYGFRAVGTAASVSASGVVTALTAGSTDITVTARGSGGGFVAAELTTTIRVTVSAAISSITIEPGALSLARGLAAQATAVLRNAAGAILTDQAVQWSSSDTSVARVDANGLVASGRTGSAVLEAISGGVRGSATVTVTAPPPNAACRLPSRTGSVSFGFPRNSARLRSTGTVRATVLFVDFSDAPATRTTQSVLDIIQPTAGAFFAAQSYGAMSLVLEPQQRWLRMSKPSTQYGWPSNVTFEAHRLLLQEAADLAAPFTDMSAADLLVVMTNPDAGAITFGPAFTPNTGSGIRVPGRATTIDNATNSARDLRTWGGLWLSHEMGHLLSLPDLYDYAPPTPAQTHLHVGEWSIMGLISGRGGEFTAFERWQLGWLADEQLVCAPASTSLVSLTPITQAGGTKAVLVPLSATSALVVESRRATGFDARLPQTGALTYLIDTQVASGRGTMRVLPMADTDLAKLTRVLAPGQSVTLGGASITLVSRTDGSDVVRVVRP; from the coding sequence ATGCCCACTCCCCCGTCTGCTCGTCTGGTTCGTCCGCGTCGCTGGCTCACCTGCTCTCTGCTGGTGCTCGCCGCCACCACTGCCTGCGGAGGCGGGGATCCGTCGACGTCGGCGCCGCCAGCGCCCACCCCGCCGCCGCCCCCGGCGCTCACGGGGGCCACGGCGTCGGTGAATGCGCTGACGCTTACCGCGGGGCAGTCGGGATCGCTGACGATTACCGCCACCGTCGCCGCCGGCGCGACCGCGACCTTTGCCCTTGTCTCGGCCAACACGGCGGTCGCCACCGTGTCGGGGAGCGCGGGCCAGTATACGATCACGGCCGTGAGCCCCGGCAGCACGACGCTCACGGCCCAGATAAGCGCGGCGGGGCCAGCACTTGCCAGTGCAACGCGCACGCTGGACATCCCGGTGACCGTCGTCGCGCCCGTGGCGGTGACGCTGACGCCCGGCACACTGGCGCTGCGTCCCGGCGGCTCAGGCGTGTTGACGGTCGCCATCTCCGGTGGTTCGCCGACCCCCACGGTGCAGGCGTGTACCTCCGGGAACGTGGCGGTGGCGACGACCGCGTTGAGTGGAAGCGCGTGCACCGTGACCGCGGTGGGGCCGGGGAGTGCGACGATCACCGCGGCCGCCTCCACCGGCCAGTCGGCGCAAGCCACCGTTTCAGTGGCCGCGGAGTCGGCGATCACCGCGCTGACGGTCGCCCCGGCCTCGCCCGCGCTCACGATCGGCCAGCAGCTCACACTCGTGCCGTCGGTCACGCGCGCATCGAGCACCGTGGACGTCACGTATGGCTTTCGGGCCGTGGGCACCGCGGCCAGCGTCAGCGCGAGTGGTGTGGTCACCGCACTCACCGCGGGCAGCACCGACATCACCGTTACGGCGCGCGGGAGCGGTGGCGGCTTCGTCGCGGCGGAGCTGACCACCACGATCCGCGTCACCGTTTCGGCGGCCATCAGTTCGATCACGATCGAGCCCGGCGCGCTGTCACTGGCCCGCGGTCTGGCGGCGCAGGCCACCGCGGTGCTCCGCAATGCGGCCGGCGCCATTCTCACCGACCAGGCCGTGCAATGGAGTTCGTCGGATACGAGTGTGGCGCGGGTGGATGCAAACGGGCTGGTGGCGAGCGGTCGCACCGGCAGCGCGGTCCTGGAGGCCATCAGTGGCGGCGTGCGCGGCTCGGCCACGGTGACCGTCACCGCGCCGCCGCCGAATGCCGCGTGCCGACTGCCGTCGCGCACCGGATCGGTGAGCTTCGGCTTCCCCCGCAACTCGGCGCGCCTGCGCAGCACCGGCACCGTGCGTGCCACGGTGCTCTTCGTCGACTTCAGCGATGCTCCAGCCACGCGCACGACGCAGAGCGTCCTCGACATCATTCAGCCCACGGCCGGCGCGTTTTTCGCGGCGCAGTCCTACGGGGCGATGTCGCTGGTGCTCGAACCGCAGCAGCGCTGGCTGCGCATGTCGAAGCCTTCCACGCAGTACGGATGGCCGAGCAACGTCACGTTTGAGGCCCATCGCCTGCTCCTGCAGGAAGCGGCCGATCTGGCGGCACCCTTCACCGACATGTCGGCGGCCGACCTGCTGGTCGTGATGACCAACCCGGATGCCGGCGCGATCACGTTCGGCCCCGCGTTCACACCGAACACCGGGAGCGGCATCCGCGTGCCGGGGCGGGCGACCACGATCGATAACGCCACGAATTCCGCCCGCGATCTCAGGACGTGGGGCGGCCTGTGGTTGTCGCACGAGATGGGGCATCTGCTGTCGCTGCCGGACCTGTACGACTACGCGCCACCGACGCCGGCGCAGACGCACCTCCACGTGGGGGAGTGGAGCATCATGGGGCTCATCAGCGGTCGCGGGGGCGAGTTCACGGCCTTCGAGCGCTGGCAGCTCGGCTGGCTTGCCGATGAGCAGCTGGTGTGTGCACCCGCAAGCACGTCGCTCGTCTCGCTCACCCCAATCACCCAGGCGGGCGGCACGAAGGCGGTGCTTGTGCCACTCTCGGCCACATCGGCGCTGGTGGTCGAGAGCCGACGCGCCACGGGGTTCGACGCGCGGCTGCCCCAGACGGGAGCGCTCACCTATCTCATCGACACGCAGGTAGCGAGTGGCCGAGGCACCATGCGCGTTCTCCCGATGGCCGACACGGATTTGGCGAAGCTCACGCGCGTGCTCGCCCCGGGCCAGAGCGTGACGCTGGGCGGGGCAAGCATCACCCTGGTATCGCGCACGGACGGGAGCGATGTGGTGCGGGTCGTACGCCCCTGA
- a CDS encoding amidase family protein has translation MPAVRFPAIAGLLLCMSAAPRLRAQPVDLDAATIQQLAAALDAGTLTSERLVTLSLARLAAYDDKGPRLNSMLAMNRSALAQARALDAERRATGKRSLLHGIPVIVKDNYDTKDLPTTGGSILLEGSIPPDDAFLVKKLRDAGAVILGKANLSEFASGSAFSSLGGQTRNPHDPLRTPSGSSGGTGASIAAAFATLGMGTDTGGSIRGPSTVNGIVGLKPTLGLLSRDGIIPLALSFDTGGPMARHVSDIAVALDLLAGVDDADTVTWRSRGKADTAYVRHLRANALAGARIGVARDFMGHDAEVDWVTEAALAGMRAAGATIVDVRLPRWLIDAKGEFYSAVRYPEFAAQIATYLATLSPGYPRSLTALSARADSIVAPRADGAGPNAMRWSLFKRELASGTLSDPRYTAVREQALPLVRALLDGLFASQRLNAIVYPTGSRRPDLISAPPEPPGGGAASGSNLANLSGFPELVVPAGFTTDQLPVGVSFLGPAFSEGTLLGLGFAFEQRTRARRLPRFTPPLPGEKLIIR, from the coding sequence ATGCCCGCTGTGCGTTTTCCGGCCATCGCCGGCCTGCTGCTGTGCATGTCCGCCGCGCCGCGGCTGCGGGCACAGCCGGTCGACCTCGATGCGGCCACCATTCAGCAACTTGCCGCGGCTCTCGATGCCGGAACGCTGACCAGCGAACGACTGGTCACGCTCAGCCTGGCGCGCCTCGCCGCCTACGACGACAAGGGGCCCCGACTCAACAGCATGCTGGCGATGAACCGCAGCGCGCTGGCCCAGGCACGGGCGCTCGACGCCGAGCGCCGCGCCACGGGAAAGCGATCGCTGCTGCACGGCATTCCGGTCATCGTCAAGGACAACTACGACACCAAGGACCTGCCCACGACTGGCGGGTCGATTCTGCTCGAGGGGTCGATCCCGCCCGACGACGCGTTTCTCGTGAAGAAGCTGCGCGACGCGGGGGCGGTGATTCTCGGCAAGGCCAACCTTTCGGAGTTCGCCTCCGGCAGCGCCTTCAGTTCGCTGGGTGGACAGACGCGCAATCCGCACGATCCACTGCGTACACCGTCCGGATCGTCGGGGGGTACGGGGGCCTCCATCGCCGCCGCGTTCGCGACGCTGGGCATGGGCACCGACACCGGCGGCTCCATTCGCGGACCCTCCACGGTGAATGGCATCGTGGGGCTCAAGCCTACTCTGGGGTTGTTGAGCCGCGATGGCATCATTCCGCTGGCGCTCAGCTTCGACACCGGCGGTCCCATGGCGCGTCACGTGAGCGACATCGCCGTCGCCCTCGATCTGCTGGCTGGCGTCGACGACGCCGACACGGTGACCTGGCGCAGTCGCGGCAAAGCGGACACCGCGTACGTGCGGCACCTGCGGGCCAACGCGCTGGCGGGAGCGCGCATTGGGGTGGCGCGCGACTTCATGGGGCACGACGCCGAGGTGGACTGGGTCACGGAAGCGGCGCTGGCCGGCATGCGGGCGGCCGGCGCGACGATCGTGGACGTGCGGTTGCCACGATGGCTCATCGACGCCAAGGGAGAGTTCTACAGCGCGGTGCGGTACCCCGAGTTCGCCGCACAGATTGCCACGTATCTGGCCACGTTGTCACCGGGGTATCCGCGTTCCCTGACCGCGTTGAGTGCGCGCGCTGACAGCATCGTGGCGCCGCGCGCCGACGGCGCCGGCCCCAACGCCATGCGCTGGTCGCTCTTCAAGCGCGAACTGGCGAGCGGCACGCTCAGCGATCCGCGGTACACCGCGGTGCGCGAGCAGGCGTTGCCGCTGGTCCGTGCGCTGCTCGATGGGCTGTTCGCATCACAGCGGCTCAACGCCATCGTATATCCCACCGGCTCGCGTCGCCCGGATCTCATCAGCGCGCCCCCCGAACCGCCGGGTGGTGGCGCCGCGAGCGGCTCCAACCTCGCCAATCTGTCGGGGTTTCCCGAACTCGTGGTGCCCGCCGGCTTCACCACGGATCAGTTGCCCGTTGGCGTGTCATTTCTCGGGCCTGCGTTCAGTGAGGGCACGCTCCTTGGCCTGGGGTTTGCGTTCGAGCAGCGCACGCGCGCGCGGCGCCTGCCGCGCTTCACGCCGCCGTTGCCGGGGGAGAAACTGATCATTCGGTGA
- a CDS encoding fasciclin domain-containing protein, which yields MLQSLKLLSRRAAVAFSLAALTSTLVACGDDSDTPVAPAGQTITQTAAATPQLSTLVSALQAAELTATLNGPGPFTVFAPINPAFSALPADVLQRLLESGNRAILTKLLTFHVVPGRLTASQLQNGQTLTTVEGTTLPVTVAGGVVTVGGARVTTADISASNGVVHLIDGVLLGSLDIVDNAIIRGFSSLVSAVTTANLAGALRGGNLTVFAPTNAAFAAIPGGAPTTAAALTPVLQLHVIGSRALSTQLTNGQQLPTLLTGANLTVGLAGGTVRLTGPRNTVQVVTADIVAKNGVIHVIDNVLLPAAAPQTITQTAIATPQLSTLVAALQAAELTGTLSGTGPFTVFAPVNDAFAALPAGVVQRLLETGNRAILSKLLTFHVVPGRITASQLQNGQTLTTVEGTTLPVTVAGGVVTVGGARVTTADINASNGVVHLIDGVLLGSLDIVDNAIIRGLSSLVSAVTAANLGTALRGGNLTVFAPTNAAFAAIPGGAPSDVAALTRVLQLHVVGARALSTQLTNGQQLPTLLAGSSLSVGLVGGGVRITGPRNTVSVVSADIVAKNGVIHVIDNVLLPAPPQQTITQTAVATAQLSTLVAALQAAELTGTLSGTGPFTVFAPVNQAFAGLPAGVLQRLLETGNRAILSKLLTFHVVPGRITASQLRNGQTLTTVEGTTLPVTVASGFIFVGGAQVTTADIEASNGVVHLIDGVLLGSLDIVDNAIIRGFTSLVGAVTAAGLTNALRGDNLTVFAPTNAAFAAIPGGAPSNTATLANVLQLHVTGSRALAAQLTNGRQVPTLLANTNLSVGLIGGTVRLTGPRNFATVLTADIVTKNGIIHVIDTVLLP from the coding sequence ATGCTCCAATCCTTGAAGTTGCTTTCGCGGCGCGCGGCCGTGGCGTTCTCTCTTGCAGCGCTGACCTCCACCCTGGTGGCGTGCGGCGACGACAGCGACACCCCCGTCGCTCCGGCGGGCCAGACGATCACGCAGACGGCGGCGGCCACGCCGCAGCTCTCGACACTCGTTTCCGCCCTGCAGGCGGCCGAGCTCACGGCCACCCTGAATGGCCCCGGGCCGTTCACGGTGTTCGCCCCGATCAACCCCGCCTTCAGCGCCCTCCCGGCCGACGTGCTGCAGCGCCTGCTGGAGTCGGGGAACCGCGCGATCCTGACCAAGCTGCTCACGTTCCATGTGGTCCCCGGGCGCCTCACCGCCAGCCAGCTGCAGAACGGCCAGACGCTGACCACGGTGGAAGGCACCACGCTCCCGGTGACGGTGGCCGGCGGGGTGGTCACGGTGGGTGGCGCGCGCGTCACCACCGCTGACATCAGCGCGTCCAATGGCGTCGTGCACCTCATCGACGGCGTGCTGCTCGGCAGCCTGGACATCGTGGACAACGCCATCATTCGCGGGTTCAGCTCGCTGGTGAGCGCCGTGACCACCGCGAACCTCGCCGGTGCGCTGCGCGGCGGAAACCTCACGGTGTTCGCCCCCACCAACGCGGCGTTCGCCGCCATCCCCGGTGGCGCCCCCACCACGGCCGCGGCGCTGACCCCGGTACTGCAGCTGCACGTGATCGGCTCGCGCGCGCTCTCCACGCAGCTCACCAACGGGCAGCAGCTGCCCACGCTGCTCACGGGCGCCAATCTCACCGTCGGTCTCGCGGGCGGCACGGTGCGCCTTACGGGCCCGCGCAACACGGTGCAGGTGGTCACCGCAGACATCGTGGCCAAGAACGGCGTGATCCACGTGATTGACAACGTGCTGCTCCCGGCTGCCGCACCGCAGACCATCACGCAGACCGCCATTGCCACGCCGCAGCTGTCGACACTGGTCGCGGCGCTGCAGGCCGCTGAACTCACCGGCACGCTGAGTGGCACCGGCCCGTTCACGGTGTTCGCCCCGGTGAACGACGCCTTCGCCGCGCTTCCCGCCGGCGTCGTGCAGCGTCTGCTCGAGACGGGCAACCGCGCCATTCTCAGCAAGCTGCTCACGTTCCACGTAGTCCCCGGCCGCATTACCGCGAGCCAGCTGCAGAACGGCCAGACGCTTACCACGGTGGAAGGCACCACGCTCCCGGTGACGGTCGCCGGCGGTGTCGTCACGGTTGGTGGCGCCCGTGTGACCACCGCCGACATCAACGCCTCCAACGGCGTCGTGCACCTCATCGACGGCGTGCTGCTGGGCAGCCTGGACATCGTGGACAACGCGATCATCCGCGGCCTCAGCTCGCTGGTGAGCGCGGTCACGGCGGCCAACCTTGGCACCGCCCTCCGCGGCGGCAATCTCACCGTGTTCGCGCCCACCAACGCGGCGTTCGCGGCAATTCCGGGTGGCGCCCCCAGCGATGTGGCGGCGCTGACGCGCGTGCTGCAGCTGCACGTGGTGGGCGCGCGCGCGCTCTCCACGCAGCTCACCAACGGTCAGCAGCTGCCCACGTTGCTCGCGGGCTCGAGCCTCTCCGTCGGACTCGTGGGTGGTGGCGTGCGCATCACCGGTCCGCGCAACACGGTGTCGGTCGTCTCGGCAGATATCGTGGCCAAGAACGGCGTCATCCACGTGATCGACAACGTGCTGCTCCCCGCGCCGCCGCAGCAAACCATCACGCAGACGGCCGTCGCCACGGCGCAGCTCTCCACGCTGGTCGCAGCGCTGCAGGCCGCCGAACTCACCGGCACGCTGAGCGGCACGGGGCCGTTCACCGTCTTCGCCCCGGTCAATCAGGCGTTTGCCGGCCTGCCGGCGGGTGTGCTGCAGCGTCTGCTCGAGACCGGAAATCGCGCCATCCTCAGCAAGCTGCTCACGTTCCATGTCGTACCGGGACGCATCACCGCCAGCCAGCTGCGGAATGGCCAGACGCTCACCACGGTCGAAGGCACGACGCTGCCGGTGACGGTCGCCAGCGGGTTCATCTTCGTGGGCGGCGCGCAGGTGACCACCGCCGATATCGAAGCCTCCAACGGGGTGGTGCACCTCATCGACGGCGTGCTGCTGGGCAGCCTCGACATCGTCGACAACGCCATCATCCGCGGCTTCACGTCGCTGGTCGGCGCCGTGACGGCGGCGGGGCTTACCAATGCCCTGCGCGGTGACAACCTCACGGTGTTCGCCCCCACCAACGCCGCGTTCGCTGCCATTCCCGGTGGCGCGCCCAGCAACACCGCTACGCTGGCGAACGTGCTGCAGCTGCACGTGACGGGGTCGCGGGCCCTGGCAGCCCAGTTGACCAACGGGCGGCAGGTGCCCACGCTGCTCGCGAACACCAACCTGTCCGTGGGGCTCATCGGCGGCACGGTGCGGCTCACCGGACCGCGCAACTTTGCGACGGTACTGACCGCCGATATCGTGACGAAGAACGGCATCATTCACGTGATCGACACCGTGCTGCTGCCCTGA